A single genomic interval of Dysidea avara chromosome 8, odDysAvar1.4, whole genome shotgun sequence harbors:
- the LOC136264546 gene encoding DNA replication licensing factor mcm4-like — MSGSQRRKRLSEQAQSPPSGNDLFSSPPHQNGDVPGATIRTSDVTSPRPVSESSDHISSPHGGENLFSSPPHPLPTSEMDMGSSPLHYGTPSSRTGTPGSRAGRHTPVRPRHDVRSDRRMRQVNIAPTDPPTDPTSVTSSEVQPQAHLVVWGTDVNVVETKEKFKDFLKYFMDDLEKEGEEEPMGGAEPYYMVRLDEVNTLEDPFLTVNCDHLHRYNQELYTQLVHYPQEVIPAFDAATNELFQLLYPDTCLDHQIQVRPYNVEKTKNMRMLDPDDIDKLITIGGMVIRLTPLVPEMREAFFECAVCHSTMTVEIDRGRIAEPTVCANCSAKYTMTLIHNRSSFTDKQMVKLQESPDDMPAGQTPHTVTLYAHHDLVDSVQPGDRVMVTGIYRAMPLRVNPRHRNVKSVYRTYIDVIHYRKADYKKLRERDEDGDEEEVMQKAFTAERREQLKQLSQMPDIYERLARALAPSIYENDDIKKGILLQLFGGTRKDFQQSGRGSFRADINILLCGDPGTSKSQLLQYVYGLMPRGQYTSGKGSSAVGLTAYITKDPETRQLVLQTGALVLSDNGICCIDEFDKMNDNTRAILHEVMEQQTLSLAKAGIICQLNARTSILAAANPRMSCWDPKLTTVENIQLPHTLLSRFDLIFLMLDPQDEQFDRRLARHLVSLYHHSQKDEEEEELGLEILRDYIAFARTYIHPKLSEEAGQALVQAYVDMRKLGSETGTRGAVTAFPRQLESLIRLAEAHAKMRLSQSVDVVDVEEAKRLHREALKQAATDPRTGIIDISILTTGVSSSERMRRQALAKEIQKLLQGKAGGTGLKRDALFEQIRSQSQVGVTQQQFDEALRILQDDDFLTVSGQTIRIN; from the exons ATGAGTGGTTCACAGAGAAGAAAGCGTCTTTCAGAACAAGCTCAGTCTC CTCCATCAGGAAATGATTTGTTTTCATCACCCCCTCACCAAAATGGTGATGTGCCAGGTGCCACTATCCGAACATCTGATGTCACGTCACCTCGGCCAGTCAGTGAGAGTAGTGACCACATCTCTTCTCCACACGGTGGAGAAAATCTTTTCTCCTCTCCACCTCATCCATTACCCACAAGTGAGATGGACATGGGCAGTTCTCCCCTACACTACGGGACCCCTAGCTCTAGGACCGGCACTCCTGGATCACGAGCTGGAAG GCATACTCCTGTTAGACCTCGGCATGATGTCAGAAGTGACCGGAGAATGAGACAAGTGAATATTGCCCCCACTGACCCACCT ACGGATCCTACTAGTGTGACAAGCAGTGAGGTACAGCCTCAGGCACACTTGGTGGTATGGGGGACAGACGTCAATGTGGTGGAGACGAAGGAGAAGTTCAAAGACTTTCTCAAGTACTTCATGGATGATTTGGAGAAGGAAGGGGAGGAGGAGCCAATGGGTGGGGCTGAACCTTACTACATGGTCCGACTGGATGAG GTGAACACCCTGGAGGATCCATTCCTCACTGTTAACTGTGATCACTTACATCGCTACAACCAGGAGTTGTACACTCAACTGGTACACTATCCTCAGGAGGTCATCCCGGCATTTGATGCTGCCACCAATGAACTATTTCAATTACTCTACCCTGATACCTGTCTGGATCACCAGATCCAG GTGAGGCCATACAATGTTGAGAAGACAAAGAACATGAGGATGTTAGACCCTGATG ATATTGATAAGTTGATAACCATCGGAGGAATGGTGATACGTTTAACACCACTGGTCCCTGAAATGAGAGAag CATTCTTTGAGTGTGCAGTTTGTCATTCCACGATGACAGTGGAGATTGATAGAGGTCGGATAGCAGAGCCTACAGTGTGTGCAAATTGTAGTGCTAAATACACTATGACACTTATACACAACCGTTCTTCCTTCACTGACAAACAGATGGTAAAACTACAAGAGTCACCCG ATGACATGCCAGCTGGCCAGACTCCACACACAGTCACGCTATATGCACATCATGATCTAGTGGACTCTGTACAACCAGGTGACAG GGTGATGGTGACAGGTATATACCGTGCTATGCCACTGAGGGTGAACCCTCGTCATCGTAATGTCAAGTCAGTATACAGGACATACATTGATGTCATCCATTATCGGAAGGCTGACTACAAGAAGTTGAGGGAACGTGATGAAGATGGTGATGAGGAAGAAGT CATGCAAAAGGCATTTACTGCTGAGAGAAGAGAACAGTTAAAGCAACTATCACAGATGCCTGACATTTACGAGAGACTGGCCAGAGCTCTAG CTCCCAGTATTTATGAGAATGATGACATCAAGAAGGGAATCTTGTTACAACTGTTTGGAGGAACAAGGAAAGATTTCCAGCAAAGTGGTCGTGGATCCTTCAG AGCTGATATTAACATCTTGCTATGTGGTGACCCAGGAACAAGTAAATCTCAACTACTACAG TATGTGTATGGACTGATGCCTCGAGGTCAGTACACTTCTGGTAAAGGATCTTCAGCAGTCGGACTGACAGCTTACATCACAAAGGACCCTGAGACTAGACAACTTGTATTGCAAAC TGGAGCTCTTGTGCTCAGTGATAATGGCATATGTTGTATTGATGAGTTTGACAAAATGAATGACAATACTAGAGCTATCCTCCATGAAGTGatg GAGCAGCAGACATTGTCTTTGGCAAAGGCAGGAATTATTTGCCAGTTGAATGCTCGTACTTCAATACTGGCAGCAGCTAACCCCAGAATGTCATGCTGGGATCCTAAACTAACCACTGTAGAGAACATCCAGTTACCCCACACCCTGCTCTCTAG GTTTGATCTCATATTTCTGATGCTTGATCCACAAGATGAGCAATTCGATCGTCGTCTGGCACGACATCTTGTCTCCCTCTACCATCACAGtcaaaaagatgaagaagaggAAGAACTG GGCTTGGAAATCTTGCGTGACTACATTGCATTTGCAAGGACCTACATCCATCCTAAATTATCAGAAGAAGCAGGACAAGCTTTAGTGCAGGCATATGTTG ATATGAGGAAGCTTGGAAGTGAAACAGGTACTAGGGGAGCAGTTACAGCATTTCCACGGCAACTTGAATCTCTTATTAGACTGGCTGAAGCTCATGCTAAGATGAG GTTATCACAGAGTGTTGATGTCGTTGATGTTGAAGAAGCCAAGAG GCTACACAGGGAGGCTCTCAAACAAGCAGCAACTGACCCCAGAACTGGTATCATTGATATCTCCATCTTAACTACAGGG GTCAGTAGTTCTGAACGTATGCGTCGTCAAGCACTGGCTAAGGAAATTCAAAAACTGTTACAAGGAAAGGCAGGTGGCACAGGATTAAAACGGGATGCACTGTTTGAACAGATCAGATCCCAATCACAAGTG
- the LOC136264549 gene encoding DENN domain-containing protein 11-like, with protein sequence MAMARSDERTPLLVDIESLDSYDLKSFSTLPPALSPESGDKKLTDHDESKEEFKLVAVFVVTFDTKHGNTVEWSYPKSIDLDGVEFKSMASGLHHVLKDFIYFKVNDYYGLSCYEKISVSSIQERGARMKSVGVLSHTYRHLHLHREFLQRQVRIQLEKPGGDYGSLEEYLHHYPQRVPNPLPSSGSDPQAMQHTHPDGCFSDFMQFFGPHIFVLWRLALLQKRVIFYSPPPVGEVCHRVYCTALLTAHKLDGRAIQTEHNPQFYINVADIEALNSTRTYVACTTEKIFQTKLNLYDVFVDHCTIHTHSQYVEPLLRVSRADRERFEHLVNLRSNHLTTKAMWNGSRMEQDDLGFAEFFAEMNTVLFRTMMDVSSCDDHVMTVEAIEHLGLDAVHDRNFLSDLAVLYGFDIVVQRSTSLCCYPDLNE encoded by the exons ATGGCCATGGCTAGAAGTGACGAGAGAACACCACTGTTGGTAGACATCGAATCTTTGGATAGCTACGACCTCAAATCGTTTAGTACGTTGCCCCCTGCGTTAAGCCCTGAAAGTGGCGATAAGAAATTAACAGATCATGATGAGTCGAAAGAAGAATTCAAACTGGTTGCTGTGTTTGTAGTGACGTTCGACACTAAACACG GCAACACAGTGGAGTGGAGTTACCCAAAGAGTATTGACTTAGATGGGGTAGAATTCAAGTCAATGGCTAGCGGATTACACCATGTACTAAAAGATTTTAT ATATTTTAAGGTCAACGATTACTATGGGTTGAGCTGTTATGAAAAGATTTCAGTTAGCAGTATACAAGAACGAGGGGCCAGGATGAAGTCAGTTGGTGTACTGTCTCACACTTATCGTCACCTTCATCTTCATCGTGAATTTCTACAAAGACAAGTGAG GATTCAGCTGGAGAAGCCTGGTGGCGATTATGGCTCGTTAGAGGAATACCTTCATCATTATCCGCAACGTGTTCCTAATCCACTACCATCCAGTGGTTCTGATCCTCAAGCTATGCAG CACACTCATCCAGACGGTTGTTTCAGTGATTTCATGCAGTTCTTCGGTCCACACATCTTTGTGTTGTGGAGACTAGCCCTCCTGCAGAAGAGAGTGATCTTCTACTCTCCTCCACCTGTAGGAGAAGTGTGTCATAGAG TATACTGTACTGCACTATTGACTGCACACAAACTGGATGGGAGGGCTATACAGACTGAACATAATCCACAATTCTATATCAATGTGGCTGATATTGAGGCACTGAACAGCACCAGAACCTATGTTGCTT GTACAACAGAGAAGATATTCCAAACAAAACTAAACCTCTATGATGTATTTGTGGACCACTGTACTATACACACGCATTCACAATATGTCGAGCCATTGCTCAGAGTATCCAGAGCAGATCGGGAGAGATTTGAACATCTAGTAAACCTGAG GTCTAATCATCTCACTACTAAGGCAATGTGGAATGGTAGTAGAATGGAACAAGATGACTTGGGGTTTGCCGA ATTCTTTGCTGAGATGAACACTGTGTTATTCCGTACGATGATGGATGTTTCATCATGTGACGATCATGTTATGACAGTGGAGGCAATCGAACACTTGGGACTGGACGCGGTTCATGATAGGAACTTTTTGTCTGATCTAGCTGTGTTGTATGGCTTTGATATCGTCGTACAACGATCCACTAGTTTATGCTGTTATCCTGATCTCAATGAGTGA